In Gadus chalcogrammus isolate NIFS_2021 chromosome 13, NIFS_Gcha_1.0, whole genome shotgun sequence, a single genomic region encodes these proteins:
- the setmar gene encoding histone-lysine N-methyltransferase SETMAR encodes MLFQSACVVDLSKGQENVPITIDGDFNQVEYPAFQYSPGNVQGPGCEIDPGEITLPGCSCLSQSCVDESCSCLKTYGQAYDSSGLLLDRYMADGAYCAPVFECNALCACSEACSNRVVERGLGFRLQVFLTRERGWGVRTPELIHQGSFVCEYAGEVIGRDEARRRQLSQGPGDNNYIIAVREHAGPASVTETFVDPARVGNVGRFLNHSCRPNLVMVPVRMHSALPHLALFACRDICSGKELTFDYSGGGSRDGDTSRGSQAAIEASRTHGLQRKACYCRAQNCSGFLPLDTSVLSNL; translated from the exons ATGCTTTTTCAAAGCGCATGTGTTGTCGATTTGAGTAAAGGTCAGGAAAATGTTCCGATTACAATAGACGGAGATTTTAACCAAGTGGAATACCCTGCATTTCAG TATTCACCAGGAAACGTACAGGGACCAGGCTGTGAAATTGACCCAGGCGAAATCACCCTCCCTGGCTGCTCCTGCCTCAGCCAGTCCTGCGTGGATGAGAGCTGCTCTTGCCTGAAGACCTACGGGCAAGCCTACGACAGCTCTGGCCTACTCCTGGACCGCTACATGGCGGACGGCGCCTACTGCGCCCCCGTGTTTGAGTGCAACGCCCTCTGCGCCTGCAGCGAGGCCTGCTCCAATCGTGTAGTGGAGAGAGGCCTCGGCTTCCGCCTGCAAGTCTTCCTCACGAgggagaggggctggggggtgCGCACCCCTGAGCTCATCCACCAGGGGTCGTTTGTGTGCGAATACGCCGGGGAGGTGATCGGCCGGGATGAGGCCAGGCGCAGACAACTCTCCCAGGGGCCCGGGGACAACAACTACATCATAGCGGTCAGGGAGCACGCAGGACCGGCCTCCGTCACAGAGACCTTCGTGGACCCGGCCAGGGTCGGGAACGTGGGACGCTTTCTGAACCACTCATGTCGCCCCAACTTGGTGATGGTGCCCGTGCGCATGCATTCGGCGCTCCCCCACCTGGCGCTGTTTGCGTGCCGGGACATCTGTTCCGGCAAGGAGCTGACGTTCGACTACTCCGGCGGGGGAAGCAGAGATGGAGATACGTCGAGGGGGAGCCAGGCAGCTATTGAGGCTAGTAGGACGCATGGGCTTCAGAGGAAAGCATGTTACTGTCGTGCCCAGAACTGTTCTGGGTTCCTTCCCCTGGACACAAGCGTGCTCTCTAACTTGTGA